A window of the Kineococcus mangrovi genome harbors these coding sequences:
- a CDS encoding YggS family pyridoxal phosphate-dependent enzyme, giving the protein MTRTEELAAALARTTDRVRAAAGAAGRDPDRLRLVVVTKFFPADDVRRLADLGVRDVGESRDQEASAKAAELAPDLPDLRWHFVGQLQTNKARSVARYADVVHSVDRPRLAAALQAGAADAGRRVGCFVQVDLAAGLGLDAGADRGGAAGDDVLRVADAVAAGEDLELRGVMAVAPRGVDPARAFAELSRAARRVRAEHPGAVEVSAGMSGDLEQAVAAGATHLRVGSAILGSRPGAR; this is encoded by the coding sequence GTGACCCGCACCGAGGAGCTCGCCGCCGCCCTGGCGCGCACCACCGACCGCGTGCGGGCCGCCGCCGGTGCCGCCGGCCGCGACCCGGACCGGCTCAGGCTCGTCGTCGTGACGAAGTTCTTCCCCGCCGACGACGTGCGCCGGCTCGCGGACCTCGGCGTGCGCGACGTCGGGGAGAGCCGGGACCAGGAGGCCTCCGCCAAGGCGGCCGAGCTCGCGCCGGACCTGCCCGACCTGCGCTGGCACTTCGTGGGCCAGCTGCAGACGAACAAGGCGCGGTCCGTGGCCCGCTACGCCGACGTCGTGCACTCCGTCGACCGCCCCCGGCTGGCCGCCGCGCTGCAGGCCGGGGCCGCCGACGCCGGGCGCCGGGTCGGGTGCTTCGTGCAGGTCGACCTCGCCGCGGGGCTCGGTCTCGACGCGGGCGCCGACCGCGGGGGAGCGGCCGGTGACGACGTGCTGCGCGTGGCCGACGCCGTCGCGGCGGGCGAGGACCTGGAGCTGCGCGGCGTCATGGCGGTGGCCCCCCGGGGCGTGGACCCCGCGCGGGCCTTCGCCGAGCTGTCCCGCGCCGCGCGGCGCGTGCGCGCGGAGCACCCCGGTGCCGTCGAGGTCTCGGCGGGCATGAGCGGCGACCTCGAGCAGGCCGTCGCGGCCGGGGCGACACACCTGCGTGTCGGCAGCGCCATCCTCGGATCTCGTCCCGGCGCGCGGTAG
- the pgeF gene encoding peptidoglycan editing factor PgeF: protein MGTDRSLSTVPLLDAGLPAGVRGGFTTRAGGGGQAPYAGLNLGDHVGDDPAVVSAHREALRRSLGADALVVPHQVHGADVVEVVSPPASAPEADALLTRVPGIALAIVVADCVPVLLVDAAAGVVGVAHAGRPGLVAGVVPSLVAALRSAGARDLVAALGPSVCGGCYEVPAAMADDVAAVVPAARSRTRWGTASVDVAAGVRAQLAELGVPSRDVARCTLEHDDLFSYRRDGTTGRSAGVVVLA from the coding sequence GTGGGTACCGACCGCTCCCTGAGCACCGTCCCGCTGCTGGACGCCGGTCTGCCGGCCGGCGTCCGCGGCGGGTTCACCACCCGCGCCGGTGGTGGCGGGCAGGCCCCCTACGCCGGGCTGAACCTCGGCGACCACGTGGGGGACGATCCCGCCGTGGTCTCCGCCCACCGGGAGGCGTTGCGCCGCAGCCTCGGGGCGGACGCCCTCGTCGTCCCGCACCAGGTGCACGGCGCGGACGTCGTGGAGGTCGTCAGCCCGCCGGCGTCGGCCCCGGAGGCCGACGCCCTCCTCACCCGCGTCCCGGGCATCGCCCTCGCCATCGTCGTGGCCGACTGCGTGCCCGTCCTGCTCGTCGACGCCGCGGCCGGGGTCGTCGGCGTCGCGCACGCCGGCCGACCCGGGCTCGTCGCCGGGGTCGTCCCCTCCCTGGTGGCCGCGCTGCGCAGCGCCGGTGCCCGCGACCTGGTCGCCGCGCTCGGGCCCTCGGTCTGCGGTGGGTGCTACGAGGTCCCCGCAGCCATGGCCGACGACGTCGCCGCGGTCGTGCCGGCGGCCCGCTCCCGCACCCGCTGGGGGACCGCCTCCGTCGACGTCGCCGCCGGGGTGCGGGCCCAGCTGGCCGAGCTGGGCGTCCCGTCCCGGGACGTGGCCCGCTGCACGCTCGAGCACGACGACCTCTTCTCCTACCGCCGCGACGGCACGACCGGCCGGTCGGCCGGGGTCGTGGTGCTGGCGTGA
- the ftsZ gene encoding cell division protein FtsZ yields MAAPQNYLAVIKVVGVGGGGVNAVNRMIEVGLKGVEFIAVNTDAQALLMSDADVKLDVGRELTRGLGAGADPEVGRKAAEDHAEEIEEVLKGADMVFVTAGEGGGTGTGGAPVVARIARSLGALTIGVVTRPFVFEGRRRANSAESGIAELRDEVDTLIVIPNDRLLSISDRQVSILDAFKSADQVLLSGVQGITDLITTPGLINLDFADVKSVMQGAGSALMGIGSARGDDRAIHAAEAAVNSPLLEASIDGAHGVLLSIQGGSDLGLYEINEAARLVQEAAHPEANIIFGTVIDDALGDEVRVTVIAAGFDAGTPKSRRDERALGQVSGRPVPASAVPPRTTRPGTPEPAHAPAQQPQHTQQQPQHTQPQYAQPQYGQPQYTQQQYTQQQSPSYAAPAQHHTQQPAEPQQPQHAQAPQAAPSPDPVQVPRIIELPQDTAASRRPSRPRPEEDDLDVPDFLK; encoded by the coding sequence GTGGCAGCTCCGCAGAACTACCTAGCGGTCATCAAGGTCGTCGGCGTCGGCGGCGGTGGTGTGAACGCGGTCAACCGGATGATCGAGGTCGGCCTCAAGGGCGTCGAGTTCATCGCCGTGAACACCGACGCCCAGGCGCTCCTGATGTCGGACGCCGACGTCAAGCTCGACGTCGGCCGCGAGCTCACCCGGGGGCTCGGCGCCGGCGCCGACCCCGAGGTGGGCCGCAAGGCCGCCGAGGACCACGCCGAGGAGATCGAGGAGGTGCTCAAGGGTGCCGACATGGTCTTCGTCACCGCCGGCGAGGGCGGTGGCACCGGTACCGGCGGTGCGCCGGTCGTGGCCCGCATCGCGCGCTCCCTCGGCGCCCTGACGATCGGCGTCGTGACCCGCCCCTTCGTCTTCGAGGGCCGCCGCCGCGCGAACTCCGCCGAGAGCGGCATCGCCGAGCTGCGCGACGAGGTCGACACCCTCATCGTCATCCCGAACGACCGGCTGCTGTCGATCTCCGACCGCCAGGTCAGCATCCTGGACGCCTTCAAGTCCGCCGACCAGGTCCTGCTGTCCGGTGTCCAGGGCATCACCGACCTCATCACCACCCCGGGTCTGATCAACCTCGACTTCGCCGACGTGAAGTCGGTCATGCAGGGGGCCGGGTCCGCCCTCATGGGCATCGGGTCCGCGCGCGGTGACGACCGGGCCATCCACGCGGCCGAGGCCGCCGTGAACTCCCCGCTGCTGGAGGCCAGCATCGACGGCGCCCACGGCGTCCTGCTGTCCATCCAGGGTGGTTCCGACCTCGGTCTGTACGAGATCAACGAGGCCGCCCGCCTGGTCCAGGAGGCCGCGCACCCCGAGGCCAACATCATCTTCGGGACGGTCATCGACGACGCGCTCGGCGACGAGGTGCGCGTCACCGTCATCGCCGCCGGTTTCGACGCCGGGACGCCGAAGAGCCGTCGCGACGAGCGGGCTCTGGGCCAGGTCTCCGGCCGCCCGGTGCCGGCCAGCGCCGTCCCGCCGCGCACGACCCGCCCGGGCACCCCCGAGCCCGCGCACGCCCCGGCGCAGCAGCCCCAGCACACCCAGCAGCAGCCGCAGCACACCCAGCCGCAGTACGCCCAGCCGCAGTACGGGCAGCCGCAGTACACCCAGCAGCAGTACACCCAGCAGCAGTCCCCGTCCTACGCGGCACCGGCTCAGCACCACACCCAGCAGCCCGCGGAACCGCAGCAGCCGCAGCACGCCCAGGCCCCCCAGGCCGCGCCGTCCCCGGACCCGGTCCAGGTGCCGCGCATCATCGAGCTGCCGCAGGACACCGCGGCCTCGCGTCGTCCGAGCCGGCCCCGGCCGGAGGAGGACGACCTGGACGTGCCCGACTTCCTCAAGTGA
- a CDS encoding cell division protein FtsQ/DivIB yields the protein MTGAPQRRRAARAADTTPVRPARPAGPSRPVRPARPAPAPRPAPSRGRPAGGARARVADLAGARRARRWRPGRRSLLVLAGLLVVLVAAGWVLLSSPWLRVEQVRTTGVARTDPAAVQRVLRGLEGTPLARVDVRSLSRSLTALPLVQSVDVSRSWPSTLVVRVHERQAVAAVPSTTGGVDLVDGEGNVLVHAAAAPAGVPTLDVDVARAGDGALRAAIAVNASISDALRREVASISATGPDGVVLHVADGPAVVWGDAGRPERKAEVLLRMLADPTVDSAQRVDVSAPDAPAVTP from the coding sequence GTGACCGGAGCCCCCCAGCGGCGCCGGGCCGCCCGCGCCGCGGACACCACCCCCGTCCGCCCGGCCCGACCCGCCGGCCCGTCCCGGCCCGTCCGCCCGGCCCGCCCGGCACCGGCCCCCCGCCCCGCGCCGTCCCGGGGTCGGCCGGCCGGTGGGGCCCGCGCCCGCGTCGCCGACCTCGCCGGGGCCCGCCGCGCCCGCCGCTGGCGTCCCGGGCGCCGGTCCCTCCTCGTGCTGGCGGGGCTCCTCGTCGTCCTCGTCGCGGCCGGCTGGGTCCTGCTGTCCTCGCCGTGGCTGCGCGTGGAGCAGGTCCGCACCACCGGGGTGGCGCGGACCGACCCCGCCGCCGTGCAGCGCGTCCTGCGGGGTCTGGAGGGCACCCCGCTCGCCCGTGTCGACGTGCGGTCCCTCTCGCGCTCCCTGACGGCGCTGCCCCTCGTCCAGAGCGTCGACGTCTCCCGGTCCTGGCCCTCCACGCTCGTCGTGCGCGTCCACGAGCGGCAGGCCGTCGCGGCGGTGCCCTCGACGACAGGGGGAGTGGACCTCGTCGACGGGGAGGGCAACGTCCTCGTCCACGCCGCCGCGGCCCCCGCGGGCGTCCCGACCCTGGACGTCGACGTCGCGCGGGCCGGGGACGGCGCCCTGCGGGCCGCGATCGCCGTCAATGCCTCGATCTCGGACGCGCTGCGCCGCGAGGTCGCCTCCATCTCCGCGACGGGCCCGGACGGTGTCGTGCTGCACGTCGCGGACGGGCCCGCGGTGGTCTGGGGCGACGCCGGCCGTCCCGAGCGCAAGGCCGAGGTGCTGCTGCGGATGCTCGCCGACCCGACCGTCGACTCGGCGCAGCGCGTCGACGTCTCCGCGCCGGACGCGCCCGCCGTCACCCCCTGA
- the murC gene encoding UDP-N-acetylmuramate--L-alanine ligase, translating into MSAPPAPADLGRVHLLGLGGVGVSGVARLLAARGVQVSGTDAVDSPTLHRLAELGVRTHVGHDAANLADLGTGDTLVVSSAVRETNPELVAARERGLRVLHRSQALASLMTGRRGVAVAGTHGKTTTTSMLAVALVTAGLDPSYAIGGELTGGTDGGARDGSGPFVAEADESDGSFREYAPVVDVVTNVEPDHLDHYGTAEAYTAAFEEFLARLQPGGLLVACADDAGSAALADRARARGVRVRTYGTSPTADVALTDVRAGAAPTARLDDGTGERELRLAVPGEHNLRNAAAAYCAAVELGADPDAVLAGLASFGGARRRFELKGEAAGVRVVDDYSHHPTEVEALLRAARPVAGDGRVLTVFQPHLVSRTRTFAREFGQALALSDEVVVLDVYVAREDPDPAVTGALVADAVPLGAGHVRYVPRLEDATGVLADLVRPGDLLLTVGAGDVTTLGPRVLQALGRR; encoded by the coding sequence GTGAGCGCCCCGCCGGCACCGGCCGACCTCGGGCGCGTCCACCTCCTGGGGCTCGGGGGGGTCGGCGTGTCCGGTGTCGCGCGGCTCCTGGCCGCCCGCGGCGTGCAGGTCTCCGGCACCGACGCCGTCGACTCCCCGACGCTGCACCGGCTGGCCGAGCTCGGCGTCCGCACCCACGTGGGGCACGACGCCGCCAACCTCGCCGACCTCGGCACCGGGGACACGCTGGTCGTGAGCTCGGCGGTCCGGGAGACCAACCCCGAGCTCGTCGCCGCGCGCGAGCGCGGGCTGCGCGTGCTGCACCGCTCCCAGGCCCTGGCCTCGCTGATGACCGGCCGGCGGGGCGTGGCGGTGGCCGGGACGCACGGCAAGACGACGACGACCTCGATGCTGGCCGTCGCGCTCGTGACCGCCGGGTTGGACCCGTCCTACGCGATCGGCGGGGAGCTGACCGGCGGCACGGACGGCGGGGCCCGCGACGGGTCCGGCCCGTTCGTCGCCGAGGCCGACGAGTCGGACGGCTCGTTCCGCGAGTACGCCCCCGTCGTCGACGTCGTCACCAACGTCGAACCCGACCACCTGGACCACTACGGCACCGCCGAGGCGTACACCGCGGCCTTCGAGGAGTTCCTGGCCCGGTTGCAGCCGGGTGGCCTGCTCGTCGCCTGCGCCGACGACGCCGGGTCCGCCGCCCTCGCCGACCGCGCCCGCGCCCGGGGCGTCCGGGTCCGCACGTACGGCACGAGCCCCACCGCCGACGTCGCCCTGACCGACGTGCGAGCGGGGGCGGCCCCGACCGCGCGGCTGGACGACGGGACGGGGGAGCGGGAGCTGCGGCTCGCCGTGCCCGGTGAGCACAACCTGCGCAACGCCGCCGCGGCCTACTGCGCCGCCGTCGAGCTCGGCGCCGACCCGGACGCCGTCCTGGCCGGCCTCGCCTCCTTCGGGGGCGCCCGGCGCCGGTTCGAGCTCAAGGGCGAGGCCGCCGGGGTCCGCGTCGTCGACGACTACAGCCACCACCCCACGGAGGTCGAGGCGCTGCTGCGCGCCGCCCGCCCGGTCGCGGGGGACGGGCGGGTCCTCACCGTCTTCCAGCCGCACCTGGTGAGCCGCACGCGCACCTTCGCGCGCGAGTTCGGGCAGGCGCTCGCGCTGTCCGACGAGGTCGTCGTGCTCGACGTCTACGTCGCGCGCGAGGACCCCGACCCGGCCGTGACCGGCGCCCTGGTCGCCGACGCCGTCCCCCTGGGGGCCGGCCACGTCCGGTACGTGCCGCGCCTGGAGGACGCGACCGGGGTCCTCGCGGACCTCGTGCGCCCGGGCGACCTGCTGCTGACCGTGGGGGCGGGGGACGTCACGACCCTCGGTCCGCGGGTCCTGCAGGCCCTGGGGCGGCGCTGA
- the murG gene encoding undecaprenyldiphospho-muramoylpentapeptide beta-N-acetylglucosaminyltransferase, with product MNVLLAGGGSTGHVAPLLATADALRRRDPGAGVLVLGTAQGLEARLVPERGYELAVVPRVPLPRKPSGDLLRLPGRLRSAVAGAARAIRDVRADVVVGFGGYVAVPAYLAARRAGVPVVVHEQNALPGVANRLGARWARSTAVTFPGTPLRGAVHTGMPLRTEVAGLARAADREALRRTARRELGLDPDTPTLLVTGGSLGAQRINDVLGACAPDLLAAGSQVLHACGRGKAVPLPEGTDTSRYVVREYLDGMDTAYAAADLVVGRSGAGTVSELTALGLPGVYVPLPIGNGEQRRNAESVVAAGGGVLVADADLDPAFVHARVLPLLSDRAALAAAAGAAAGFGVLDGDERLVDLVEAAAGAGAR from the coding sequence GTGAACGTCCTGCTCGCCGGCGGCGGCTCGACGGGTCACGTCGCGCCCCTGCTCGCCACCGCCGACGCCCTGCGCCGTCGCGACCCCGGGGCCGGCGTCCTCGTCCTCGGGACGGCCCAGGGCCTGGAGGCGCGCCTCGTGCCCGAGCGCGGCTACGAGCTCGCCGTCGTGCCCCGCGTCCCGCTGCCCCGCAAGCCCTCGGGTGACCTGCTGCGCCTGCCCGGCCGGCTGCGCTCGGCCGTCGCCGGCGCGGCGCGGGCGATCCGCGACGTGCGGGCCGACGTCGTCGTGGGGTTCGGCGGGTACGTCGCCGTCCCCGCCTACCTCGCCGCCCGCCGGGCCGGGGTGCCCGTCGTCGTGCACGAGCAGAACGCCCTGCCGGGGGTCGCCAACCGCCTGGGTGCCCGGTGGGCGCGCAGCACGGCCGTGACGTTCCCCGGCACGCCCCTGCGCGGGGCCGTGCACACCGGGATGCCGCTGCGCACCGAGGTCGCCGGCCTCGCCCGCGCCGCCGACCGCGAGGCGCTGCGCCGCACCGCCCGCCGCGAGCTGGGTCTGGACCCCGACACCCCGACGCTGCTGGTGACGGGCGGTTCCCTCGGCGCGCAGCGCATCAACGACGTCCTGGGTGCGTGCGCCCCCGACCTGCTCGCCGCGGGCTCGCAGGTGCTGCACGCCTGCGGCCGGGGCAAGGCGGTGCCGCTGCCGGAGGGGACCGACACGTCCCGCTACGTCGTCCGCGAGTACCTCGACGGCATGGACACCGCCTACGCCGCGGCCGACCTCGTCGTGGGGCGCAGCGGCGCGGGGACCGTCAGCGAGCTGACCGCCCTCGGGCTGCCCGGGGTCTACGTCCCGCTGCCCATCGGCAACGGTGAGCAGCGGCGCAACGCCGAGTCCGTCGTGGCGGCCGGCGGCGGCGTGCTCGTCGCCGACGCCGACCTCGACCCCGCCTTCGTCCACGCTCGCGTGCTGCCGCTGCTGTCCGACCGCGCCGCCCTGGCCGCCGCCGCTGGGGCCGCCGCCGGTTTCGGCGTCCTCGACGGCGACGAGCGGCTCGTCGACCTCGTCGAGGCGGCGGCCGGGGCAGGGGCCCGGTGA
- the ftsW gene encoding putative lipid II flippase FtsW, translated as MAVEGARPRVSGWDRWRRPAALDAVGEWVRERTRLLDSPLATHHVLLATTSVLVVIGLVMVLSSSSVESLTEYGTPYFYFKNQAMYAVLGAIVLTVASRVPARTWRRLALPALVGAALLQLLVFVPGVGKVVNGNRNWIVLGGFQAQPSEAAKIALILALALALSRRRDCLGEPAKLLGAMALPVGLTVGLVLLTRDLGTALIMMAVVVVMLWVAGIPGRWFLLAGAVTAGVAVLAVVTSENRMNRVSHWLSGAASTQDIRGLGWQPVQGQYALASGGFWGLGLGASREKWSWLPEAHNDFIFAIIGEELGLPGTLTILVLFGVIALVVMRLVRRSQDLYTKLAVAGIGAWILGQALINMGVVLSLLPVIGVPLPLISAGGSALVLTLLGIGVLLSFARAEPGAPEAIRARESVVARSLAVLPHRGPGRPRAGRARAGKAAR; from the coding sequence GTGGCCGTCGAGGGAGCGCGCCCGCGCGTCTCGGGCTGGGACCGCTGGCGCCGGCCCGCCGCGCTCGACGCGGTCGGGGAGTGGGTCCGGGAGCGGACCCGGTTGCTCGACTCCCCGCTCGCGACGCACCACGTGCTGCTGGCCACCACGTCCGTGCTCGTCGTCATCGGGCTGGTCATGGTGCTGTCCAGCTCCAGCGTCGAGTCGTTGACGGAGTACGGGACCCCGTACTTCTACTTCAAGAACCAGGCGATGTACGCGGTCCTGGGCGCGATCGTGCTCACGGTCGCGAGCCGCGTCCCGGCCCGGACGTGGCGACGCCTGGCGTTGCCCGCCCTCGTCGGCGCGGCGCTCCTGCAGCTGCTCGTCTTCGTGCCCGGGGTCGGCAAGGTCGTCAACGGCAACCGGAACTGGATCGTCCTGGGCGGTTTCCAGGCGCAGCCGTCCGAAGCGGCGAAGATCGCCCTCATCCTCGCCCTCGCCCTCGCCCTGTCCCGTCGCCGCGACTGCCTGGGCGAGCCGGCCAAGCTGCTCGGCGCGATGGCGCTGCCCGTCGGGCTCACCGTGGGGCTCGTCCTGCTCACCCGCGACCTCGGGACCGCGCTCATCATGATGGCCGTCGTCGTCGTCATGCTGTGGGTGGCGGGCATCCCCGGCCGCTGGTTCCTCCTCGCCGGTGCCGTGACCGCGGGCGTCGCCGTCCTCGCGGTCGTCACCAGCGAGAACCGCATGAACCGCGTCTCCCACTGGCTCTCCGGCGCCGCCTCGACGCAGGACATCCGGGGGCTGGGGTGGCAACCGGTGCAGGGCCAGTACGCCCTGGCCTCGGGCGGGTTCTGGGGCCTGGGCCTGGGGGCCTCGCGGGAGAAGTGGTCCTGGCTGCCCGAAGCCCACAACGACTTCATCTTCGCGATCATCGGTGAGGAGCTGGGCCTGCCCGGCACGCTGACGATCCTCGTCCTGTTCGGCGTCATCGCCCTCGTGGTGATGCGGCTCGTCCGGCGCTCGCAGGACCTCTACACCAAGCTCGCCGTCGCCGGGATCGGTGCCTGGATCCTGGGCCAGGCGCTCATCAACATGGGGGTCGTCCTGAGCCTGCTGCCCGTCATCGGCGTCCCGCTGCCGCTCATCTCCGCCGGCGGGTCCGCCCTGGTGCTCACGCTGCTCGGCATCGGCGTCCTGCTCTCGTTCGCGCGCGCCGAACCGGGGGCGCCCGAGGCGATCCGCGCGCGGGAGTCGGTCGTGGCGCGCTCGCTGGCCGTGCTGCCGCACCGCGGACCGGGCCGCCCGCGTGCCGGACGGGCCCGCGCGGGGAAGGCGGCGCGGTGA
- the murD gene encoding UDP-N-acetylmuramoyl-L-alanine--D-glutamate ligase, which translates to MPEPRVFESWLGNPHPRADDTDRVRELRHLTSRWSGLRTLVTGIGLSGFAAADALLEVGAEVVVVDSATGQSQREKAQLLEVLGATVLLGPEHVGAPPRPWDGFDLVVTSPGWHPDAPLLVSAALAGVPVWGDVELAWRMRPETGAAPWLTLTGTNGKTTVVEVLASMLRAAGLRATSAGNVGTPLVEALRHPHAFEVLAVELSSYQLHWLSTDVENSVRPLASAVLNVAPDHLDWHGSLEAYALAKGRIYQNTEVACVYNAADPRTEDLVREADVVEGARAVGFTRAAPGLSMLGLVEDVLCDRAFVEQRQSHAAELCSLGDLRPEGTDDPVPPHTVENVLAAAALARAHGVPQVAVRNGVLAFRPAPHRVATVLDPARTGGVRWVDDSKATNGHAANASLATFEHVVWIAGGDAKGASFDDLVQAHAGRLRAAVLIGRDRGLVADALRRHAPQVPVVEVDLAQDGDVTTDTAHLMDLVVARAADLAAPGDTVLLAPACASWDQFRSYGHRGDEFTDAVTRRFPGA; encoded by the coding sequence GTGCCTGAGCCGCGCGTGTTCGAGTCCTGGCTGGGCAACCCCCACCCCCGCGCCGACGACACCGACCGCGTCCGGGAACTGCGCCACCTCACCTCCCGGTGGTCGGGTCTGCGCACGCTCGTCACCGGGATCGGCCTGTCGGGCTTCGCCGCCGCCGACGCCCTGCTCGAGGTCGGTGCCGAGGTCGTCGTCGTCGACTCCGCGACCGGGCAGTCCCAGCGGGAGAAGGCCCAGCTGCTGGAGGTGCTCGGGGCCACGGTCCTGCTCGGGCCCGAGCACGTCGGCGCCCCGCCGCGTCCCTGGGACGGGTTCGACCTCGTCGTGACCTCACCCGGCTGGCACCCCGACGCCCCGCTGCTGGTCTCCGCCGCCCTCGCGGGCGTGCCCGTGTGGGGGGACGTGGAGCTGGCCTGGCGGATGCGCCCGGAGACCGGGGCGGCGCCCTGGCTGACCCTGACGGGCACGAACGGCAAGACGACCGTCGTGGAGGTGCTCGCCTCGATGCTGCGGGCCGCCGGGCTGCGGGCCACGAGCGCGGGCAACGTCGGCACCCCCCTGGTAGAGGCGCTGCGGCACCCCCACGCCTTCGAGGTGCTCGCGGTGGAGCTGTCCAGCTACCAGCTGCACTGGCTGTCCACCGATGTGGAGAACTCGGTGCGCCCGCTGGCCTCGGCCGTCCTCAACGTCGCCCCCGACCACCTCGACTGGCACGGCTCGCTGGAGGCGTACGCGCTGGCCAAGGGGCGCATCTACCAGAACACCGAGGTCGCCTGCGTCTACAACGCCGCCGACCCGCGCACCGAGGACCTCGTGCGCGAGGCCGACGTCGTCGAGGGCGCCCGCGCCGTGGGGTTCACCCGCGCCGCGCCGGGGCTGTCGATGCTCGGTCTCGTCGAGGACGTGCTGTGCGACCGGGCGTTCGTCGAGCAGCGGCAGTCGCACGCGGCGGAACTGTGCTCCCTGGGCGACCTGCGCCCCGAGGGGACCGACGACCCGGTCCCGCCGCACACCGTGGAGAACGTCCTCGCCGCGGCCGCCCTCGCCCGTGCCCACGGCGTCCCGCAGGTCGCCGTCCGCAACGGCGTCCTCGCCTTCCGGCCCGCCCCGCACCGGGTCGCGACCGTCCTCGACCCCGCGCGCACCGGCGGGGTCCGCTGGGTGGACGACTCCAAGGCCACCAACGGCCACGCCGCGAACGCCTCCCTGGCGACGTTCGAGCACGTCGTGTGGATCGCCGGCGGCGACGCCAAGGGCGCCTCCTTCGACGACCTCGTGCAGGCGCACGCCGGCCGGTTGCGGGCCGCGGTGCTCATCGGCCGCGACCGCGGTCTCGTCGCGGACGCGCTGCGCCGACACGCACCCCAGGTCCCCGTCGTCGAGGTCGACCTCGCGCAGGATGGGGACGTGACCACCGACACCGCCCACCTCATGGACCTCGTGGTGGCGCGCGCCGCGGACCTCGCCGCGCCCGGTGACACCGTCCTGCTCGCCCCCGCCTGCGCGTCCTGGGACCAGTTCCGGTCCTACGGGCACCGCGGCGACGAGTTCACCGACGCCGTGACGCGCCGGTTCCCGGGGGCCTGA
- the mraY gene encoding phospho-N-acetylmuramoyl-pentapeptide-transferase, producing the protein MRTVLIAGAFSLVVALFGTPLYIRWLVRRGYGQFVRDDGPTTHHTKRGTPTMGGVVIILAALLAYAAAHVFTGRAPTVSGLLVLLLMTGLGIVGFLDDFLKISKQRSLGLTARAKLIGQGLVGVVFAVLALQFPSAAKDGATPASTHISVLRDTPLDLAWFGAVGGTIAFVVWVLLITSAVSNGVNLTDGLDGLATGATTMVLAAYVLICTFQSNQSCYSLTEVESRCYEVRDPRDLAVVAAAVMGACFGFLWWNASPAKIFMGDTGSLALGGALAGLAILSRTQILLVVLGGLFVIITLSVILQVGGFKLTRKRIFRMAPLQHHFELAGWGEVTIVIRFWIIAGLFVSLGLGIFYAEWVTGA; encoded by the coding sequence GTGAGGACCGTCCTCATCGCGGGAGCGTTCTCGCTCGTCGTCGCCCTCTTCGGGACACCGCTGTACATCCGCTGGCTGGTCCGGCGCGGGTACGGCCAGTTCGTCCGCGACGACGGGCCGACCACCCACCACACCAAGCGCGGGACCCCCACCATGGGCGGGGTCGTCATCATCCTGGCGGCCCTGCTCGCGTACGCCGCGGCCCACGTGTTCACGGGGCGCGCGCCCACCGTGTCCGGGTTGCTCGTGCTGCTGCTCATGACCGGGCTCGGCATCGTCGGTTTCCTCGACGACTTCCTGAAGATCTCCAAGCAGCGCAGCCTCGGGCTCACCGCGCGCGCCAAGCTCATCGGCCAGGGTCTGGTGGGCGTCGTCTTCGCCGTCCTGGCCCTGCAGTTCCCCTCGGCGGCCAAGGACGGGGCGACGCCCGCCTCGACGCACATCTCGGTGCTGCGGGACACTCCGCTGGACCTGGCGTGGTTCGGCGCGGTCGGCGGCACCATCGCCTTCGTCGTCTGGGTGCTGCTCATCACCTCGGCCGTCAGCAACGGGGTGAACCTCACCGACGGCCTCGACGGCCTCGCGACGGGCGCGACGACGATGGTGCTGGCGGCCTACGTCCTCATCTGCACGTTCCAGTCCAACCAGAGCTGCTACTCCCTCACCGAGGTCGAGTCCCGCTGCTACGAGGTCCGCGACCCGCGCGACCTGGCCGTCGTGGCGGCGGCCGTCATGGGCGCCTGCTTCGGGTTCCTGTGGTGGAACGCGAGCCCGGCGAAGATCTTCATGGGGGACACCGGCTCCCTGGCCCTCGGCGGGGCGCTGGCCGGGCTCGCCATCCTGTCGCGCACGCAGATCCTGCTCGTCGTCCTCGGCGGGTTGTTCGTCATCATCACGCTGTCGGTCATCCTGCAGGTCGGCGGCTTCAAGCTCACGAGGAAACGCATCTTCCGGATGGCCCCGCTGCAGCACCACTTCGAGCTCGCCGGCTGGGGCGAGGTCACCATCGTCATCCGGTTCTGGATCATCGCCGGGTTGTTCGTCTCCCTCGGCCTGGGCATCTTCTACGCGGAGTGGGTGACCGGTGCCTGA